In Haliaeetus albicilla chromosome 18, bHalAlb1.1, whole genome shotgun sequence, one genomic interval encodes:
- the MYO1A gene encoding unconventional myosin-Ia codes for MEAANSLLDAAAVGDLVLLDPLTEESLLHTLQERFHRGDIYTYIGNVVISVNPYRSLPIYTPEKVQEYHNCNFFAVKPHIYAIADDAYRSLRDRDRDQCILITGESGAGKTEASKLVMSYVAAVCSKGEEVDKVKEQLLQSNPVLEAFGNAKTVRNDNSSRFGKYMDVEFDFKGEPLGGVISNYLLEKSRIVRHVKGERNFHIFYQLLAGGSVKQLQQLKLRQDCRHYSYLNRESSGLPGMDDAANFHATQDAMRIIGFSPAEVMALLEVTAVVLKLGNVQLSSSYQASGMEACSIAEPQELQEICELIGLDPSRLERALCSRTVKARDEMVLTTLSVPQGYYGRDALAKNIYSRLFDWLVNRINASIQVKPGKQRKVMGVLDIYGFEIFQDNSFEQFIINYCNEKLQQIFILMTLKEEQEEYVREGIQWTPVEFFDNSIICNLIENSKCGILAMLDEECLRPGVVNEDTFLTKLNQLFATHKHYESKETQNARRIMDASLPPQCFRIHHYAGKVTYNVMGFIEKNNDLLFRDLSQAMWAAQHALLRSLFPEGDPQKVSLKLPPTAGFQFKASVATLMKNLYSKNPNYIRCIKPNETKTAMLFTPELVLAQIRYLGLMENVRVRRAGYAFRQLYGPFLERYKMLSPQTWPRWAGSDRDGAEVLLAELAFPPEELAFGHTKIFIRSPRTLFDLERQRQERVVQLATLIQKMFRGWRCRMHYQRMRKSQIIISAWFRGHMQKNKYKQMKRSALIIQAHVRGWKSRRLLRELKFQRHRHAAAATIAAYWRGYQVRRAYRRYFRAGASARLANFIYRRLVQKFLVSLGRNLPPLVVTDRTWPPAPYKFLADANQELRSIFYHWKCKKYREQLTPQRRALLQAKLCASELFKDKKTLYSKSLQQPFQGEYLGLTQNPKYQKLHAVAKDKLVMADTVRKVNRASGKTVPRLLLLTTEHLVLADPKAAQPKTVLSLGDIRSVSVTRFSDGFLALHLKETSTGGAKGDFLLVSDHLIELITRLHQTLMDTTAQALPLHITDQFSTRFQKGDVAVTVVESAKVDSNVPVCKKRGSHKMEVLVH; via the exons ATGGAAGCTGCCAACTCGCTGCTGGATGCCGCGGCAGTTGGGGACCTGGTGCTGCTGGACCCGCTGACTGAGGAGTCACTGCTCCACACCCTGCAGGAGCGCTTCCACCGCGGCGACATCTAC ACGTACATCGGGAACGTGGTCATCTCGGTGAACCCCTACCGGTCCCTGCCCATCTACACCCCCGAGAAGGTCCAGGAGTACCACAACTGCAACTTCTTCGCTGTGAAGCCCCACAT ctaTGCCATCGCCGACGATGCCTACCGCTCGCTGCGGGACCGGGACAGGGACCAGTGCATCCTCATCACTGGCGAGAGTGGGGCCGGCAAGACAG AGGCCAGCAAGCTGGTGATGTCCTACGTGGCGGCTGTGTGCAGcaaaggggaggaggtggaCAAGGTGAAGGAGCAGCTCCTGCAGTCCAACCCCGTGCTGGAGG CTTTTGGAAACGCCAAGACTGTCCGCAATGACAACTCCTCCCGATTC GGCAAGTACATGGACGTCGAGTTCGACTTCAAGGGGGAGCCCCTGGGAGGGGTCATTAGCAACT ACTTGCTGGAGAAATCCCGCATTGTCCGGCACGTGAAGGGCGAGAGGAACTTCCACATCTTCTACCAGCTCCTAGCCGGGGGCTCAGTGAAGCAGCTCC AGCAGCTGAAGCTCCGCCAGGACTGCCGGCACTACAGCTACCTGAACCGGGAGAGCTCTGGCCTGCCCGGCATGGATGATGCGGCCAACTTCCATGCCACGCAG GATGCCATGAGGATCATCGGCTTCTCACCCGCCGAGGTGATGGCGCTGCTGGAGGTGACAGCAGTGGTGCTCAAGCTGGGCAACgtgcagctgagcagcagctaCCAGGCCAGCGGGATGGAGGCCTGCAGCATCGCTGAACCGCAGG AGCTGCAGGAGATCTGCGAGCTGATCGGGCTGGACCCCAGCAGGCTGGAGCGGGCGCTGTGCTCCCGCACAGTGAAGGCACGGGACGAGATGGTGCTAACCACCCTCAGCGTCCCCCAG GGCTACTACGGCCGGGACGCGCTGGCCAAGAACATCTACAGCCGCCTCTTCGACTGGCTGGTGAACCGCATCAACGCCAGCATCCAG GTGAAGCCAGGCAAGCAGAGGAAGGTGATGGGTGTCCTGGATATCTACGGCTTTGAGATCTTCCAG GACAACAGCTTTGAGCAGTTCATCATCAACTACTGCAACGAGAAGCTGCAGCAGATCTTCATCCTGATGACCCtgaaggaggagcaggaggaataTGTCCGAGAG GGCATCCAGTGGACCCCAGTGGAGTTTTTTGACAACAGCATCATCTGCAACTTGATCGAGAAC AGCAAGTGCGGGATCCTGGCCATGCTGGACGAGGAGTGCCTACGGCCCGGTGTGGTCAATGAGGACACCTTCCTCACCAAGCTGAACCAGCTCTTTGCCACCCACAAGCACTACGAGAGCAAGGAGACACAGAACGCCCGGCGCATCATGGACGCCAGCTTGCCGCCACAATGCTTCCGCATCCACCACTACGCTGGCAAG GTGACCTACAACGTGATGGGCTTCATCGAGAAGAACAACGACCTGCTCTTCCGTGACCTCTCGCAGGCCATGTGGGCTGCCCAGCACGCGCTGCTGCGCTCCCTCTTCCCCGAGGGAGACCCCCAGAAGGTCTCCCTCAAGCTGCCCCCCACCGCCGGCTTCCAGTTCAAGGCCTCGGTGGCGACGCTGATGAAGAACCTCTACTCCAAGAACCCCAACTACATCAG GTGCATCAAGCCCAACGAGACCAAAACAGCAATGCTCTTCACACCGGAGCTGGTGCTGGCGCAGATCCGGTACCTGGGGCTGATGGAGAACGTGCGGGTGCGGCGGGCAGGCTATGCCTTCCGCCAGCTCTACGGCCCCTTCCTGGAGCGCTACAAGATGCTCAGCCCCCAGACCTGGCCCCGCTGGGCTGGCAGCGACAG GGATGGAGCCGaggtgctgctggcagagctggcatTCCCCCCCGAGGAGCTGGCGTTCGGCCACACCAAGATCTTCATCCGCTCACCACGCACC CTCTTTGACCTGGAGAGGCAGCGCCAGGAGCGTGTGGTCCAGCTTGCCACCCTGATCCAGAAGATGTTTCGGGGCTGGCGGTGCCGAATGCATTACCAGCGGATGCGCAAGAGCCAGATCATCATCTCCGCCTGGTTCCGGGGCCACATG CAAAAGAACAAGTACAAGCAGATGAAGCGGTCGGCGCTGATCATCCAGGCGCACGTGCGGGGTTGGAAG TCTCGCCGGCTCCTCCGGGAGCTGAAGTTCCAGCGCCACCGTCACGCGGCTGCCGCCACCATCGCCGCTTACTGGAGAGGGTACCAG GTCCGCAGGGCATACAGGAGGTATTTCCGTGCTGGGGCCAGCGCCCGCCTGGCCAACTTCATCTACCGGCGGCTG GTGCAGAAGTTCCTGGTGAGCCTGGGAAGGAACCTCCCGCCACTGGTGGTGACGGACCGGACCTGGCCCCCTGCGCCATACAAGTTCCTGGCTGACGCCAACCAGGAGCTGAGGAGCATCTTCTACCACTGGAAG TGCAAGAAGTACCGGGAGCAGCTGACGCCGCAGCgcagggctctgctgcaggCCAAGCTCTGCGCCAGCGAGCTCTTCAAGGACAAGAAGACGCTCTACTCCAAAag cctgcagcagccctTCCAAGGCGAGTACCTGGGGCTGACGCAGAACCCCAAGTACCAGAAGCTCCATGCCGTGGCCAAGGACAAGCTGGTGATGGCCGACACCGTGAGGAAGGTGAACAGAGCCAGTGGCAAG ACGGTCCCGCGCCTGCTGCTGCTCACCACCGAGCACCTGGTCCTGGCCGACCCCAAGGCCGCCCAGCCCAAGACCGTGCTCAGCCTGGGTGACATCCGCAGCGTCTCCGTCACCCGCTTCTCTGATGGCTTCCTGGCCCTGCACCTCAAGGAG ACCTCCACGGGGGGAGCCAAGGGCGACTTCTTGCTTGTCAGCGACCACCTCATCGAGCTCATCACCCGCCTGCACCAGACCCTCATGGACACCACTGCCCAGGCCCTGCCCCTGCACATCACCGACCA gTTCTCCACCCGCTTCCAGAAGGGCGATGTGGCCGTCACCGTGGTGGAGTCGGCCAAGGTGGACAGCAACGTCCCCGTCTGCAAGAAGCGGGGCAGCCACAAGATGGAGGTCCTGGTCCACTGA
- the NAB2 gene encoding NGFI-A-binding protein 2 has product MCVSRGQRRALGTAPPSWTPGRAGGVGGGRPAEEGRGGSWTPASGTLPTGEPRLSPRAPHSPQPRGRAPGPATAPPGRSARGRLDLRQAPGRASHGINSAEPRRAGDGVGAVTLPRGPGCCGRGDLVCLLPRPRPPRNLPPLPVSLLWGKACAVGVFTLKPIDGSLCLPVTERLRHKRPALRKGLWRPGTRDRTGRGCSWNRAGATGTVVPGSIATPCRVAAETGGAATAARGTPAGGGDGGLHPLGTARFPRARPRVLPARGAGCPREHRSLHTCGSSPGPGAARPPRPASPPPGAASGGVLSPPTDGPPVPHVSAPVPRASRPGHRPGSPLPTAAAACPDCGTPGAAVQGAGPRCPPSPPTSRCRCASRPRGGPVPPPPPPPPPPRPPALRSAGAAAAGSAPGASHAAAQPGPLLFHGTARVGGAQKRRDAAERACPARPRDPRAPGPPQPQPPPAPGPPRSAVPGAPPPRHTAAAHGAGVAAGGGSSRRLAMALPRTLGELQLYRVLQRANLLGYYETFIQQGGDDVQQLCEAGEEEFLEIMALVGMATKPLHVRRLQKALREWASNPGLFSQPVSAVPVSSIPLFKLSEAGGRKALSNGHASPSEAAGKGGSSTGTPPARSPTEPGEKLSPSAAPPWPGRSTPESEGGGDEEPGGPPFSPGGSGGDQPAGTEVLEPELARTVAESVERLLQSCPRGGEAELRALMKLNKKLAKAVGHIFQLEDGDRHKEEEIRRHSAIYGRGEARRREGKQLTLHELIINEAAAQFCLRDNSLLLRRVELFSLSRQVARESTYLSSLKVARAHPEESGATMAKRLKQEVGEQSRAELLQLQVGPEPPGTAYRASLEEDAASLSGESLDGHLQAVGACPRLTPPPGAAPDVPLGLPPHGLWSRHILQQTLMDEGLRLARLVSHERVGRLSPCLPGKPTGPEFEDGLAERGPPAPPDPPRGTIKVEQETSRQ; this is encoded by the exons ATGTGCGTCAGCCGGGGGCAGCGCCGGGCCCTGGGAACGGCCCCGCCGAGCTGGACGCCTGGTCGCGCGGGGGGCGTgggaggggggcggccggccgaggaggggaggggggggagctgGACCCCCGCATCAGGGACTCTGCCCACGGGGGAGCCACGGCTGTCCCCCCGcgcaccccactccccccagccccggggacgTGCCCCGGGACCCGCCACGGCCCCCCCGGGCAGGAGTGCGCGGGGGCGGCTGGACCTACGCCAGGCGCCCGGCCGCGCCAGCCACGGTATAAATAGCGCTGAGCCACGCAGGGCCGGAGATGGGGTGGGGGCCGTCACCCTCCCGCGGGGACCGGGGTGCTGCGGGCGGGGGGATTTAGTGTGCCTtctcccccgcccccgccccccgaGAAACCTCCCTCCGCTCCCTGTCTCGCTGCTCTGGGGCAAGGCCTGTGCCGTGGGGGTGTTCACCCTGAAGCCTATCGATGGCAGCCTGTGTCTGCCGGTGACCGAGAGGCTGAGACACAAACGGCCAGCCCTTCGCAAGGGGCTCTGGCGCCCCGGCACGCGGGACAGAACGGGACGGGGGTGCTCCTGGAATAGGGCCGGGGCAACGGGGACGGTGGTGCCTGGGAGCATCGCCACGCCTTGCCGGGTTGCTGCAGAAACCGGAGGTGCTGCGACCGCAGCCCGCGGGACCCCGGCcggcgggggggacggggggctGCACCCTCTGGGGACCGCCAGGTTCCCGCGGGCACGGCCCCGTGTGCTGCCGGCCCGGGGGGCCGGGTGCCCCCGCGAGCACCGGTCCCTGCACACCTGCGGGTCcagcccggggccgggggctgcgcgACCCCCCCGACCGGCGTCCCCTCCGCCCGGCGCCGCCTCCGGGGGGGTCCTGTCTCCCCCTACGGACGGACCCCCAGTGCCTCACGTGTCCGCCCCGGTCCCCCGCGCGTCCCGTCCGGGACACCGGCCCGGTTCCCCGCTGCCCACCGCAGCAGCGGCTTGCCCGGACTGCGGGACCCCCGGTGCCGCCGTGCAGGGCGCCggtccccgctgccccccctccccccccacctcccgaTGCCGCTGCGCCTCCCGCCCGAGGGGGGGGCCGGTGCCACcgcctccgccccccccccccccgccgcggccgcccgcgCTGCGCTCGGCGGGGGCGGCAGCCGCGGGATCCGCCCCCGGGGCCTCCCACGCCGCGGCGCAGCCGGGGCCGCTGCTATTTCACGGTACCGCCCGTGTGGGCGGCGCGCAGAAGCGGCGCGACGCGGCGGAGCGAGCgtgcccggcccggccgcgggACCCCCGAGCCCCGGgacctccccagccccagccgccGCCAGCGCCCGGTCCGCCGCGGAGCGCCGTTcccggagccccccccccccggcataCGGCGGCCGCGCACGGGGCGGGCGTTGCGGCCGGAGGCGGCTCCAGCCGGCG ACTCGCCATGgccctgccccgcacgctggggGAGCTGCAGCTGTACCGGGTGCTGCAGCGTGCCAACCTGCTGGGCTACTACGAGACCTTCATCCAGCAAGGGGGGGACGACGTGCAGCAGCTCTGCGAGGCGGGCGAGGAGGAGTTCCTGGAGATCATGGCGCTGGTGGGCATGGCCACCAAGCCCCTGCATGTCCGCCGCCTCCAGAAGGCCCTGCGCGAGTGGGCCTCCAACCCAGGGCTCTTCAGCCAGCCCGTCTCGGCCGTGCCCGTCAGCAGCATCCCCCTCTTCAAGCTCTCTGAGGCCGGCGGGCGCAAGGCGCTCAGCAACGGGCACGCCAGCCCCAGCGAGGCCGCCGGCAAGGGGGGCAGCAGCACCGGGACACCCCCGGCCCGCAGTCCCACGGAGCCGGGAGAGAAGCTGTCGCCATCGGCTGCCCCACCGTGGCCGGGGAGGAGCACCCCCGAGTCGGAGGGTGGTGGGGACGAGGAGCCGGGGGGTCCCCCCTTCTCCCCGGGTGGGAGCGGTGGTGACCAGCCGGCGGGCACGGAGGTGCTGGAGCCAGAGCTGGCACGGACAGTGGCAGAGAGCGTGGAGcggctgctgcagagctgcccccGGGGTGGCGAGGCCGAGCTGCGGGCGCTGATGAAGCTCAACAAGAAGCTGGCCAAGGCTGTGGGGCACATCTTCCAGCTAGAGGATGGCGACCGGCACAAGGAGGAGGAGATCCGCCGGCACAGCGCAATCTACGGCCGTGGCGAGGCCCGGCGCCGTGAGGGCAAGCAGCTCACTCTGCACGAG CTCATCATCAACGAGGCGGCCGCCCAGTTCTGCCTGCGGGACAATTCGCTGCTGCTGCGGCGTGTCGAGCTCTTCTCGCTCTCACGGCAGGTTGCGCGGGAGAGCACCTACCTGTCCTCGCTCAAGGTCGCCAG GGCACATCCCGAGGAGAGCGGAGCCACCATGGCCAAGCGGCTCAAGCAGGAGGTGG GAGAGCAGAGCCGCGCcgagctgctgcagctgcaggtggggCCAGAGCCCCCCGGGACCGCGTACCGAGCCAGCCTGGAGGAGGACGCAGCCAGCCTCTCTGGGGAGAGCCTCGACGGCCACTTGCAGG CGGTGGGGGCCTGTCCCCGGCTGACGCCACCGCCTGGCGCGGCCCCCGACGTGCCCCTTGGCCTCCCCCCCCACGGGCTCTGGAGTCGCCACATCCTCCAGCAGACGCTGATGGACGAGGGGCTGCGCCTGGCCCGGCTGGTCTCGCACGAGCGCGTGGGGCggctcagcccctgcctgccGGGGAAGCCCACGGGACCAG AGTTTGAGGACGGGCTAGCAGAACGGGGTCCTCCAGCTCCCCCGGATCCCCCCCGCGGCACCATCAAGGTGGAACAGGAGACCAGCCGGCAGTGa
- the NEMP1 gene encoding nuclear envelope integral membrane protein 1 translates to MKRAPGRRRRLLGALVLLLLPPPLLGGADARESVIPLHEGHTYHHSASHHFCYTNTRVPQWHDIWTRTQIRVNSSRMIRVTQVDSEEELEEFNVWNIIFSFLKEKLNDTSIDVDLYSNKTCLKVELLEAGTTYCVVLFRRFDPKLFLLSFLGLLLFFCGDMLSRSQLFYYSAGISFGLLASLLILVYMMSKVMPKKSPVYFLLVGGWSFSLYLLQLIFKNLREICKSYWQYLLGYLLLVGIVSFGVCYRYGPLENERSINLLSWALQLLGLLLMYSGIQIHPIALALVVIAVCTKNLDYPLQWAFAAYRRMQSARLGPSPRRLLTEEEYRLQGEVETHKALEELRNHCRSPDFSAWTAVSRIQSPKRFADFVGGACHVTPNEVSVHEREYGLGVIFFEDQLFEEEEDDDDSFDRNHMSYSLSHVHMDAD, encoded by the exons ATGAAACGGGctccggggcggcggcggcggctcctgGGGGcgctggtgctgctgctcctgccgccgccgctgctgggGGGCGCAG ATGCCAGGGAGTCGGTGATCCCACTCCACGAGGGCCACACGTACCATCACTCAGCTTCTCACCACTTCTGCTACACCAACACCCGCGTCCCACAATGGCACGACATATGGACAAGGACACAG ATCCGGGTCAATAGCAGCCGGATGATCCGAGTCACCCAGGTGGACAgcgaggaggagctggaggagttCAATGTGTGGAACatcattttctccttcctgaagGAGAAGCTGAACGACACCAGCATCGATGTGGATCTCTACAGCAACAAAACCTGCCTGAAGGTTGAGCTGCTGGAGGCTGGCACGACGTACTGTGTCGTCCTCTTCCGAC GCTTTGACCCTAAGCTGttcctgctttccttcctgGGCCTGTTGTTGTTCTTCTGTGGCGACATGCTGAGCAG GAGCCAACTCTTCTACTACTCGGCTGGGATTAGTTTTGGCTTGCTGGCCTCCCTGCTCATCCTTGTCTACATGATGTCCAAGGTCATGCCCAAG AAAAGTCCTGTTTACTTCCTGCTGGTAGGAGgctggtccttttccctgtacCTGCTTCAGCTGATCTTCAAGAACCTACGCGAGATCTGCAAGTCCTACTGGCAGTACCTCCTAG GCTACCTGCTGCTCGTGGGCATCGTGAGCTTTGGTGTGTGCTACAGGTATGGCCCGCTGGAGAACGAGCGCAGCATCAACCTCCTCTCCTGGGCCCTGCAGCTCTTGGGCCTGTTGCTGATGTACTCAGGCATCCAGATCCATCCCATCGCCTTGGCCTTGGTGGTCATCGCTGTCTGCACCAAGAACTTGGACTACCCCTTACAGTGGGCCTTTGCGGCCTACAG GAGAATGCAGAGTGCCAGGCTCGGGCCAAGCCCCCGTCGTCTGCTGACGGAGGAGGAGTACCGGCTCCAGGGCGAGGTGGAGACGCACAAGGCCCTTGAGGAGCTTCGAAACCACTGCAGAAGCCCGGATTTCTCTGCCTGGACTGCAGTCTCCCGCATCCAGTCTCCCAAGAG GTTTGCTGACTTTGTGGGTGGTGCCTGTCATGTCACCCCCAATGAGGTCTCTGTCCATGAGCGGGAGTACGGCCTGGGTGTCATCTTCTTTGAGGACCAGCTctttgaggaggaggaggatgatgaTGACTCCTTTGACAGGAATCACATGAGTTATTCCCTGAGCCATGTCCACATGGATGCCGATTGA
- the TAC3 gene encoding tachykinin-3 isoform X2 — protein sequence MRSRPALVTLLVLALPLALARRPPAAPPGPAPPAQGMPGPEPLPWRARGSPGAAYAAVLQLLREENAGPPAAPQKRDMHDFFVGLMGKRAAEAGRPAGRGSGGPSDRCSPGPPAAGGAPPRAA from the exons ATGAGGAGCCGCCCGGCGCTGGTGACGCTGCTCGTCCTGGCGCTGCCGCTCGCcctcgcccgccgcccccccgccgccccgccgggccccgcgccccccgcACAG GGGATGCCCGGCCCGGAGCCGCTGCCCTGGAGAGCCCgcggcagccccggggccgCCTACGCCGCCgtgctgcagctgctgcggGAGGAGAACGCCG GTCCCCCCGCGGCTCCGCAGAAGC GGGACATGCACGACTTCTTCGTGGGGCTCATGGGGAAGAGGGCGGCGGAGGccgggcggccggcggggcgggggagcggcggccCGTCCGACCGGTGCTCCCCGGGACCccccgcggccggcggggccCCGCCGCGGGCGGCGTGA
- the TAC3 gene encoding tachykinin-3 isoform X1 codes for MRSRPALVTLLVLALPLALARRPPAAPPGPAPPAQGMPGPEPLPWRARGSPGAAYAAVLQLLREENAGPPAAPQKRKSRPVPVPVPVPAPQPGPAALTAGLSAGDMHDFFVGLMGKRAAEAGRPAGRGSGGPSDRCSPGPPAAGGAPPRAA; via the exons ATGAGGAGCCGCCCGGCGCTGGTGACGCTGCTCGTCCTGGCGCTGCCGCTCGCcctcgcccgccgcccccccgccgccccgccgggccccgcgccccccgcACAG GGGATGCCCGGCCCGGAGCCGCTGCCCTGGAGAGCCCgcggcagccccggggccgCCTACGCCGCCgtgctgcagctgctgcggGAGGAGAACGCCG GTCCCCCCGCGGCTCCGCAGAAGCGTAAGTCCcgcccggtcccggtcccggtcccggtcccggcgCCGCAGCCGGGCCCCGCGGCGCTGACGGCGGGTCTCTCCGCAGGGGACATGCACGACTTCTTCGTGGGGCTCATGGGGAAGAGGGCGGCGGAGGccgggcggccggcggggcgggggagcggcggccCGTCCGACCGGTGCTCCCCGGGACCccccgcggccggcggggccCCGCCGCGGGCGGCGTGA